A window from Deltaproteobacteria bacterium PRO3 encodes these proteins:
- the folE gene encoding GTP cyclohydrolase I FolE, which yields MEDLIRQLLKEIGEDPEREGLQKTPGRVARALKFLTQGYAMDPQEVINGAKFTEKYNEMIVVKDIQIYSLCEHHLLPFWGKCHVAYIPREKIIGLSKIARLVEIFSRRLQVQERMTTQIAKIIQDSLEPLGVAVVIEAEHLCMQMRGVQKQGSKAITSEMLGAFRSNEATRAEFMHLIK from the coding sequence ATGGAAGACTTAATTCGCCAGCTCCTCAAAGAAATCGGGGAAGACCCAGAGCGGGAGGGCCTGCAAAAAACCCCCGGCCGCGTCGCGCGGGCCCTCAAGTTCCTCACCCAGGGCTACGCCATGGACCCGCAAGAGGTCATCAACGGCGCCAAGTTCACCGAAAAATACAACGAGATGATCGTGGTGAAGGACATCCAGATCTACAGCCTCTGCGAGCACCACCTGCTGCCCTTCTGGGGCAAATGCCACGTCGCCTATATCCCCCGCGAGAAGATCATCGGCCTCTCCAAGATCGCGCGCTTGGTCGAGATCTTCTCCCGCCGCCTCCAGGTCCAAGAGCGCATGACCACGCAAATCGCCAAGATCATTCAAGATTCCCTCGAGCCGCTCGGCGTCGCCGTGGTCATCGAGGCCGAGCACCTCTGCATGCAGATGCGCGGGGTGCAGAAGCAGGGCTCCAAGGCGATTACCTCCGAGATGCTGGGCGCCTTCCGCAGCAACGAGGCCACCCGCGCCGAGTTTATGCATTTGATAAAATGA
- a CDS encoding FAD-dependent oxidoreductase: MAKVKEIYNAHLVKIDELSSTVRNFHFEFPEKPRFDYRAGQFVMVEVPKEGKTARKPYSIASPPHWPNKIELCIKKVEGGYVSSYFFTLKEGYVMPMEGPLGVFKLKEPLPPHLLFVATGTGVAPLRAMIHTLLKDGHPGKMTLILGVRYENEVLFDEEFKALAAQHPHFEYIPTVSRPQTWQGETGYVQDVLLRHYPSPEGRQIYACGLVPMINSLLETLGKNGYPREAIHFEKWT; this comes from the coding sequence ATGGCCAAGGTCAAAGAGATTTACAATGCGCACCTGGTGAAGATCGACGAGCTCAGCTCGACCGTGCGAAATTTCCACTTCGAGTTTCCCGAGAAGCCGCGCTTCGACTACCGGGCCGGCCAATTCGTGATGGTGGAGGTGCCCAAAGAGGGCAAAACGGCCCGCAAACCCTACTCCATCGCAAGCCCGCCCCACTGGCCCAACAAGATCGAGCTCTGCATCAAGAAGGTCGAGGGCGGCTATGTCTCGAGCTACTTCTTCACGCTGAAGGAAGGCTACGTGATGCCGATGGAGGGGCCGCTGGGCGTCTTCAAGCTGAAGGAGCCCCTGCCCCCGCACCTGCTCTTCGTCGCCACCGGCACCGGCGTGGCACCGCTGCGCGCGATGATCCACACGCTGCTCAAGGACGGGCACCCGGGCAAAATGACGCTGATCCTCGGCGTGCGCTACGAAAACGAGGTGCTCTTCGACGAAGAATTCAAGGCGCTCGCCGCACAGCACCCCCATTTCGAATACATCCCCACCGTCAGCCGCCCGCAGACTTGGCAGGGCGAGACGGGCTATGTGCAGGATGTCCTGCTCCGCCATTACCCCAGTCCCGAAGGCCGCCAGATCTACGCCTGCGGCTTGGTGCCGATGATCAATTCGCTGCTGGAAACCCTCGGTAAGAACGGTTACCCGCGCGAGGCGATCCATTTCGAGAAGTGGACTTAG
- the queG gene encoding tRNA epoxyqueuosine(34) reductase QueG, which produces MTDVKLQQEVREELVRRGFEIVRFARPPLGAAARERFAEWLAQGFQGDMGYLERRRGERLNPESLLGDLRGVIVLGHPYDCGLPNTEAPEAGNVSRYAWGRDYHDVLGEKLRDFQAWLQARRPEVACYAGVDAAPILEKAWAEQAGLGWLGKHTNIIHPERGSYFFLAVLLTNLEWLPDAPEADRCGTCTRCIEVCPTRAIVAPYQLDARLCISYLTIELKGPIPRELRPLIGNRIFGCDDCQEVCPWNRFSRPTAEGSFYPGEGVRNQPLVSFLGLDERGFKERFAGSAILRAKRRGFLRNVCVAIGNSERPELAEALVPALSDAEPLVRGHAAWAYARLLGAAARPALERSLATESDSWVTEELTASLAG; this is translated from the coding sequence ATGACGGACGTCAAATTACAACAGGAAGTGCGGGAAGAGCTGGTCCGCCGGGGCTTCGAGATCGTCCGCTTCGCGCGGCCGCCCTTGGGCGCCGCCGCGCGCGAGCGTTTCGCCGAGTGGCTGGCGCAGGGCTTTCAGGGGGACATGGGCTATTTGGAGCGGCGCCGCGGCGAACGCCTGAATCCGGAGTCGCTGCTCGGCGACCTCCGCGGCGTGATCGTCTTGGGCCATCCCTACGACTGCGGCCTGCCCAACACGGAGGCGCCGGAAGCGGGGAACGTCTCGCGCTATGCCTGGGGCCGGGACTATCACGATGTCCTGGGGGAAAAGCTGCGGGACTTTCAAGCCTGGCTGCAGGCGAGACGCCCCGAGGTCGCCTGTTACGCCGGCGTCGATGCGGCGCCGATCCTGGAGAAGGCCTGGGCCGAGCAGGCCGGCCTGGGCTGGTTGGGAAAACACACCAACATCATCCATCCCGAACGCGGCTCCTATTTTTTCTTGGCGGTCCTGCTCACCAACCTCGAATGGCTCCCCGACGCGCCCGAGGCCGACCGCTGCGGGACTTGCACACGATGCATCGAGGTCTGTCCGACGCGGGCCATCGTCGCGCCCTACCAATTGGACGCCAGGCTCTGCATCTCGTATCTGACCATTGAGCTGAAAGGGCCGATCCCCCGCGAGCTCAGGCCCCTGATCGGCAACCGCATTTTCGGCTGCGACGACTGTCAAGAGGTCTGTCCCTGGAACCGCTTCAGTCGGCCGACGGCGGAGGGGAGTTTTTATCCGGGGGAGGGGGTGCGCAACCAGCCCTTGGTCTCGTTCCTCGGTTTGGACGAAAGGGGCTTCAAGGAAAGATTCGCCGGCTCGGCGATCCTGCGCGCCAAACGCCGCGGTTTTTTGCGCAACGTCTGCGTGGCGATCGGCAACAGCGAAAGGCCGGAGTTGGCGGAGGCATTGGTTCCGGCGCTCAGCGACGCCGAGCCCCTAGTGCGCGGCCACGCGGCCTGGGCCTATGCTCGGCTCTTGGGAGCGGCGGCGCGGCCGGCGTTGGAGCGGAGCTTGGCCACGGAAAGCGATTCTTGGGTGACGGAGGAGTTGACGGCGTCCCTGGCCGGCTAA